The nucleotide sequence TAGTCATTGCGGATATTAGAATTTCCAAAAAAGTTTCCGAGTCTTCTTTAATTGAAACAAAGAGTTTAGGCACatctaaagaagagagaaatgcAGCAGAGTAGCAAAACAGAGAAGTACAGACAAAATGGTCCAGAAAACAGACATATAAAAGGACCCTATAATTGCATAACGAGAGCTAAGGAAACAAGAGCACAAACACCAGACACTGTAAGGTCTTCACTTGAGAGGGATGAACCTGGAGGAGTGGGTAGCACCAACACCAGGCCTACCGTGCTTGACTGGCTTGTATGAGATGGAGAACTCAGCAAGGTAGTGTCCAATCATCTCAGGCTTGATCTCAACTTGGTTAAAAGTCTTTCCATTGTACACACCAATGATGCTACCAATCATTTCAGGCACAATGATCATGTTCCTCAAGTGGGTTCTCACTGGTTCTGGCTTCTCACCAGCTGGTGCCTCTCTTTTctgatcaatcaaaaaaaaaaaaaaagcagtaaTCTTTAGCCGTGAAACCAATTTGGTCACATAGAACAAACACCAAAACGTCTCACAACGCAGAATGAGAATCTACAAACTTAGAACAGTATCGATTCAACACAGATCTAATCAGGAAACGAGTGAAAATGAGGGAACTTTACCGCCTTGCGGAGTTTCTTAATCAAAGCCATAGGCTTTCTCGTCAACCCTCTAGAGAACCTAAACAAGAGAATTGTATAACGAATTCGATTAATAAGAAGAACACAAAGAGATGATTCTAAACTTAATCTTGCTCAAAGGAAAAGACCTAACCTTCTGCGAATACGGGCAGGGAAGAGCTTGACAAGATCATCAGTAGACATGTCGAGAAGAGCATCGAGGTCAACACCTCTGAAGGCGAACTTCTTGAACGTTCTCTTCTTCGGCACTTCCACCGCTGCAACCTCTGGTTCGACATCAGCCTATACAGTCCCATGGAGAGAAGAATTACAAACCACGGTTTTGTGGGGGATGTGATAGTAGGAGAAGTAGTGGATTTCGAGAGATGTTGTGTAGTAGATAGGGGAACTTACCATTGTTGAATCTCAGCGAAAGATAAGGAGGGTAATCCCTGAATCTGTGGTGTGGTCTGCTTCACGTTTTCCGAAATGAAGAGCTAAAAAGAAAGGTTGCCTAAATCGGCGGATCCAAATATATACgaggatctctctctctctcggctaaaaaccctagaaaattaaAGTTCCTTTGGTCAGTGAATTTTAGTTGacttatattatttgttaattttttttatttaattatgtaacaaaaaaaaaaaatcgaattttaagttaaaattaaattttaaattagattATGACAAGCTCAAAATCTTATAGTCGATAGTTACATTGTTCTAAAATTTGTTAGGTTTGATTTTCAAGTTGAGACACCAGTCTTATGCAGTTATATGCTTTTCAAAAAACCTTTTGATTCTTTATGGGAGGTGATTACTAACACAATTGACAGTAAAAgtatattaagattttaagaTATACAACGatgttggacatgggctgcgccctaatatgccactcggcccaacaagataAGTTCTGTGAT is from Camelina sativa cultivar DH55 chromosome 20, Cs, whole genome shotgun sequence and encodes:
- the LOC104769137 gene encoding 40S ribosomal protein S15-4, coding for MADVEPEVAAVEVPKKRTFKKFAFRGVDLDALLDMSTDDLVKLFPARIRRRFSRGLTRKPMALIKKLRKAKREAPAGEKPEPVRTHLRNMIIVPEMIGSIIGVYNGKTFNQVEIKPEMIGHYLAEFSISYKPVKHGRPGVGATHSSRFIPLK